Proteins from a genomic interval of Spiroplasma diminutum CUAS-1:
- the rpsI gene encoding 30S ribosomal protein S9 translates to MAAKKEVVMYRGTGRRKSSVAQVMLTPGQGEIIVNGKPALEFFPYATLVQDMEQPLEATGTKSDFSIRITVKGGGFTGQAGAARLGIARALLEASKDYKPELRGHGLLTRDARVKERKKYGLYGARRAPQFSKR, encoded by the coding sequence ATGGCAGCAAAAAAAGAAGTTGTTATGTATAGAGGAACTGGAAGAAGAAAATCTTCAGTTGCTCAAGTTATGTTAACTCCTGGACAAGGTGAAATTATTGTTAATGGAAAACCAGCTTTAGAGTTTTTCCCATATGCAACTTTAGTTCAAGATATGGAACAACCTTTAGAAGCTACAGGTACAAAATCAGACTTTTCAATTAGAATTACTGTTAAAGGTGGAGGATTCACTGGACAAGCTGGAGCAGCTCGTTTAGGAATAGCAAGAGCTTTATTAGAAGCAAGTAAAGATTACAAACCAGAATTAAGAGGACATGGTTTATTAACACGTGATGCTCGTGTTAAAGAACGTAAAAAATACGGGCTTTATGGAGCACGTAGAGCACCACAATTCTCAAAACGTTAA
- the rplM gene encoding 50S ribosomal protein L13 produces MKQTTLIKTADIAKKWYVVDATGATLGRLSTQIAMVLRGKNKPTFTPHINNGDHVIVINAEKVVLSGKKESDKNYYHHSMHPGGLKSRNVATQRKLFPERIIERAVRLMLPKNVQGGNQYRALHVYAGSEHPHQAQNPEVMIIKSNKGDNK; encoded by the coding sequence ATGAAACAAACTACATTAATTAAAACAGCAGACATTGCTAAAAAATGATACGTAGTTGACGCAACTGGAGCAACTTTAGGTAGATTATCTACTCAAATTGCTATGGTTCTAAGAGGAAAAAATAAACCAACATTTACACCTCATATTAATAATGGAGATCACGTAATCGTAATTAATGCTGAAAAAGTAGTATTATCAGGAAAAAAAGAAAGTGATAAAAACTACTACCACCATTCAATGCACCCAGGGGGATTAAAATCAAGAAACGTTGCAACACAACGTAAATTATTCCCTGAAAGAATTATTGAAAGAGCAGTAAGATTAATGTTACCTAAAAATGTTCAAGGGGGAAATCAATACCGTGCATTACACGTTTATGCAGGTAGTGAACATCCACATCAAGCACAAAATCCAGAGGTGATGATAATTAAATCAAATAAAGGAGATAACAAATAA
- a CDS encoding L-lactate dehydrogenase, with amino-acid sequence MMKNNKKIVLVGCGAVGTSFVYSAVNQGIAQDYVLIDVFKDAAEGNQMDIADAQAVLTNSFNSIKAGEYSDCKDADIVVITAGRPQKPGETRLEMVADNAKIMKEIATQIKNSGFDGITVIASNPVDVLTYVYQNVTGFESSKVISSGTTLDSARLRRLLAAKLNVAPNTVETYLLGEHGDSSVAAWSRGTVLGKTVAEYLNEGLITQSDLDEVKEEATHLAYKIIEKKRATHYGIGVCLATIVKAILRDEHKMLLVGAHLKGEYNNSDIYTSVPCVIGKNGIERIIQWDITNEEQELFNKSCEQLKEVFNIAKEAIK; translated from the coding sequence ATTATGAAAAATAACAAAAAAATAGTATTAGTTGGTTGTGGAGCTGTAGGAACAAGTTTTGTATATTCAGCTGTTAATCAAGGAATAGCACAAGATTACGTTTTAATTGACGTTTTTAAAGATGCTGCAGAAGGAAACCAAATGGATATTGCAGATGCACAAGCAGTTCTAACAAATTCATTTAACTCAATTAAAGCAGGAGAATATTCAGATTGTAAAGATGCTGACATTGTTGTAATTACAGCTGGAAGACCTCAAAAACCAGGAGAAACAAGATTGGAAATGGTTGCAGATAATGCAAAAATTATGAAGGAAATTGCAACTCAAATTAAAAATTCAGGATTTGATGGAATTACAGTTATTGCTTCAAATCCAGTTGACGTTTTAACTTATGTTTATCAAAATGTTACAGGATTTGAAAGTTCAAAAGTTATTTCATCAGGAACAACTTTGGACTCAGCAAGATTAAGAAGACTATTGGCTGCAAAATTAAATGTTGCACCAAATACAGTTGAAACTTACTTATTAGGAGAACATGGAGATTCATCAGTTGCTGCATGAAGTAGAGGAACAGTTTTAGGTAAAACTGTTGCAGAATATCTAAATGAAGGATTAATTACTCAATCAGATCTTGATGAAGTAAAAGAAGAAGCAACTCACTTAGCATATAAAATTATTGAGAAAAAAAGAGCAACTCATTATGGAATTGGTGTATGTTTAGCAACAATAGTTAAAGCTATTTTAAGAGATGAGCATAAAATGCTATTAGTTGGTGCACACTTAAAAGGTGAGTACAATAACTCAGATATTTACACAAGTGTTCCTTGTGTAATTGGAAAAAATGGAATTGAAAGAATTATTCAATGAGATATTACAAATGAAGAACAAGAATTATTTAATAAATCATGTGAACAATTAAAAGAAGTATTTAATATTGCAAAAGAAGCAATTAAATAA
- a CDS encoding alpha/beta fold hydrolase — MNEIILKANDGKEIYTYIWDKVKNPIGVLQIVHGSCEHSKRYEDFAKFLNENGWIVVSNDHRGHGKTANLEKNELGYFSKHDGWKIVVSDLKLINDYIHKNYKNLKVIMLGHSMGSFLARNYAIDHSETIDKLILSGTAWQSTISLKIGVKTAKFRQKKYGHKNIDQFIWNLSYKNFNKKFKLEGETGCEWLSIDKENVRKFVEDPLCGQIFTTSAFKDLFKGLLYIQKIANIKKIRKDLPILLASGNNDPVGNFGKSVKKTFKKFKKVHLDVTIKLYENLRHEILFDITKEEIYNDTLNFLNK; from the coding sequence ATGAATGAAATAATTTTAAAAGCAAATGATGGAAAAGAAATTTATACATATATTTGAGACAAAGTAAAAAATCCAATAGGTGTTTTACAAATAGTTCATGGTAGTTGTGAACATTCAAAGAGATATGAAGATTTTGCAAAATTTTTAAATGAAAATGGATGAATTGTTGTTTCAAATGACCATAGAGGACATGGAAAAACTGCAAACCTAGAGAAAAATGAATTAGGTTATTTTTCAAAACATGATGGTTGAAAAATAGTTGTCTCTGATTTAAAACTAATCAATGATTATATACATAAAAATTACAAGAATTTAAAAGTAATAATGTTGGGTCATTCAATGGGAAGTTTTCTGGCAAGGAATTATGCAATTGATCACTCTGAAACAATTGACAAATTGATATTAAGCGGAACAGCGTGACAAAGTACTATATCTTTAAAAATTGGAGTAAAAACAGCTAAATTTAGACAAAAAAAATATGGACATAAGAATATTGACCAATTTATTTGAAATTTGAGTTATAAAAATTTTAATAAAAAATTTAAACTAGAAGGTGAAACTGGATGTGAATGACTTTCAATTGATAAAGAAAATGTTAGAAAGTTTGTAGAAGATCCTTTATGTGGACAAATTTTTACAACATCAGCATTTAAGGATTTATTTAAAGGTCTTTTATATATACAAAAAATAGCAAATATAAAAAAAATAAGAAAGGATTTGCCAATACTTTTAGCTTCAGGAAATAATGATCCTGTTGGTAATTTTGGAAAATCAGTTAAAAAAACATTTAAGAAATTTAAAAAAGTTCATTTAGATGTAACAATTAAATTATATGAAAACTTAAGACATGAAATTCTTTTTGATATAACAAAAGAAGAAATATATAATGATACACTTAATTTTTTAAATAAATAA
- the pta gene encoding phosphate acetyltransferase, protein MWTIKEIENKIKSIEKKQIVVFPEGTQEKIQQNANFLVENDLAIPVLLFNTKSELPSNLNEKVKTIIIDEYDQSEMIKVFLEVRKGKADQATAMKLINQRTYFGVMMMKMNLADAMICGLEYTTADTLRPALQIIKTSANYSIASSVFLMSKDTESYIFTDCALNVDPNSQQLADIASMAADFAKQLNEKDVQVSLLSYSTNGSGMGPTVDKVKEAVQILKEKQIEGILFDGEMQFDSAFDKSVRDKKYPNTIITKEHPDVYVFPDLNAGNIGYKIAQRFGNFQAAGPFILGLNKPVNDLSRGATLEDIKQTSIITIYTSMFNGGNE, encoded by the coding sequence ATGTGAACAATAAAAGAAATTGAAAATAAAATTAAATCAATTGAAAAGAAACAAATAGTTGTATTTCCAGAAGGAACTCAAGAAAAAATTCAACAGAACGCAAATTTCTTAGTTGAAAATGATTTAGCAATACCAGTCTTATTATTTAATACAAAAAGTGAACTTCCAAGTAACTTAAATGAAAAAGTGAAAACTATTATTATTGATGAATATGATCAAAGTGAAATGATTAAAGTCTTTCTAGAAGTAAGAAAGGGTAAAGCAGATCAAGCAACTGCAATGAAATTAATTAATCAAAGAACTTATTTTGGTGTAATGATGATGAAAATGAATTTAGCTGACGCAATGATTTGTGGTTTGGAATATACAACAGCAGATACATTAAGACCAGCATTACAAATTATTAAAACTAGTGCAAACTACTCAATAGCATCATCAGTATTTTTAATGTCTAAAGATACTGAAAGCTATATATTTACAGATTGTGCATTGAATGTAGATCCAAACTCTCAACAATTAGCAGACATTGCGTCAATGGCTGCAGATTTTGCAAAACAATTAAACGAAAAGGATGTTCAAGTTAGCTTGCTAAGTTATTCAACAAATGGATCAGGTATGGGGCCAACTGTTGATAAAGTAAAAGAAGCAGTGCAAATATTAAAAGAAAAACAAATTGAAGGCATTTTATTTGATGGAGAAATGCAATTTGATTCAGCTTTTGATAAAAGTGTAAGAGATAAAAAATACCCAAATACAATAATTACAAAAGAGCATCCAGATGTATATGTATTTCCAGATTTAAATGCAGGAAACATAGGTTATAAAATAGCACAAAGATTTGGTAATTTTCAAGCAGCTGGACCATTTATTCTTGGTTTAAATAAGCCTGTAAATGATCTATCAAGAGGAGCTACTTTAGAAGATATTAAACAAACATCAATAATTACAATTTACACATCAATGTTTAATGGAGGAAATGAATAA
- a CDS encoding type III pantothenate kinase — MKTLLIDIGNTTADFRIWDSKLKILEKIIRPETKDMEWRRSKILSKYFTENNIEFDQIAYVSVVPEWNDILRAFAINMKTNIFNLRSDFKIDKELFEIDDINKLGADFISNFYGALAKYDIKSGVVISMGTASTLAIVENSKFKGAIICPGLKSSLNCLISSAVLLQNNTYEKSNKTYGKNTVDAINFGAYNAHYLMLSSIIRELKFDFAIFTGGNSVFFKEEIQKDNFIFDEQLIFEGLIRFIK, encoded by the coding sequence ATGAAAACACTTTTAATTGATATTGGAAATACAACAGCAGATTTCAGAATTTGAGATAGTAAATTAAAAATACTTGAAAAAATAATAAGACCTGAAACAAAAGATATGGAATGAAGAAGAAGTAAAATACTAAGTAAATACTTTACAGAGAATAATATTGAGTTTGATCAAATTGCGTATGTATCTGTTGTTCCTGAATGAAATGATATATTAAGAGCATTTGCTATAAATATGAAAACAAATATTTTTAACCTAAGAAGTGATTTTAAAATAGATAAAGAACTATTTGAAATTGATGACATAAACAAATTAGGAGCTGATTTTATTTCAAATTTTTATGGAGCTTTAGCTAAATATGATATAAAAAGTGGAGTAGTTATTTCAATGGGTACAGCATCTACTTTGGCTATTGTGGAAAATTCAAAATTTAAAGGAGCTATTATTTGTCCAGGTTTAAAAAGTTCACTTAATTGTCTAATTTCAAGTGCAGTTCTTTTGCAAAATAATACTTATGAGAAATCAAATAAAACATATGGTAAAAACACTGTTGATGCAATAAATTTCGGAGCTTATAATGCTCATTATTTAATGCTTAGTTCGATAATAAGAGAATTAAAATTTGATTTCGCAATATTTACTGGTGGTAATTCTGTCTTCTTTAAAGAAGAAATTCAAAAAGATAATTTTATTTTTGACGAACAGTTAATTTTCGAAGGTTTAATTAGATTTATTAAATAA
- a CDS encoding acetate kinase, whose product MILVVNAGSSSIKFKLFDISNSSNPISKVEGLAERISVDGRLTIEIEGEKHEFNNQMNDHLDAVQLILNKFTELKVIEKPEDIKGIGFRIVHGGDKVVKPVEITDEIKKTIEENIRLAPLHNPGALTSINAFEKSLPNAKLVGCFDTSYHQTMPEVNYMYTVPYEWYSKYQVRKYGFHGISYEYIAFKAQEIFNKKQENLNLIVCHLGNGASVCAIKNGKSFNTTMGLTPLAGLMMGTRSGDIDPSIIQYISKETGKDLFEITDILNKQSGLQGISEISSDMRDVIEQSTKGNDKASLAVELYTQIVADFIVKFANQINDKIDGIIFTAGIGENAALIREKITQKSNLLGLVIDSQLNEEKYSDYLNISSKESKISILKVRTNEELMICNETLKFL is encoded by the coding sequence ATGATTTTAGTAGTAAATGCCGGAAGTAGTTCAATAAAATTTAAATTATTTGATATATCAAATTCTTCAAATCCAATTTCAAAAGTTGAAGGTTTAGCAGAAAGAATTTCTGTAGATGGAAGATTAACAATTGAAATCGAAGGAGAAAAACATGAGTTTAATAATCAAATGAATGACCATTTAGATGCTGTTCAATTAATTCTAAATAAATTTACAGAATTAAAAGTAATTGAAAAACCAGAAGATATTAAAGGTATTGGTTTCAGAATAGTCCATGGTGGAGATAAAGTAGTTAAACCAGTTGAAATAACTGATGAAATTAAAAAAACTATTGAAGAAAATATAAGATTAGCACCATTGCATAATCCAGGAGCTTTAACTTCAATAAATGCATTTGAAAAAAGTTTACCAAATGCTAAATTAGTAGGGTGTTTTGATACTTCATATCATCAAACTATGCCAGAAGTTAATTATATGTACACTGTTCCGTATGAATGATATTCAAAATATCAAGTAAGAAAATATGGTTTCCATGGTATTAGTTATGAATATATTGCATTTAAAGCACAAGAAATTTTTAATAAAAAACAAGAGAATTTAAATCTTATTGTTTGTCATTTAGGAAATGGTGCAAGTGTTTGTGCAATTAAAAATGGAAAATCATTTAATACAACAATGGGATTAACTCCACTTGCTGGTTTAATGATGGGTACAAGAAGTGGAGACATTGACCCTTCAATAATTCAATATATTTCAAAAGAAACTGGAAAAGACTTATTTGAAATAACAGATATATTAAATAAACAATCTGGGTTACAAGGAATAAGTGAAATTAGTAGTGATATGAGAGATGTCATTGAACAATCTACAAAAGGAAATGACAAAGCTTCATTAGCAGTAGAACTTTATACACAAATAGTTGCAGATTTTATAGTTAAATTTGCAAATCAGATTAATGATAAAATTGATGGAATTATTTTCACAGCAGGAATTGGAGAAAATGCAGCTTTAATTAGAGAAAAAATTACTCAAAAATCAAATTTATTAGGATTAGTAATTGACTCTCAATTAAATGAGGAAAAATATTCAGATTATTTAAATATTTCTTCAAAAGAATCAAAGATATCTATATTAAAAGTAAGAACTAATGAGGAATTAATGATCTGTAATGAAACACTTAAATTTTTATAA
- the coaD gene encoding pantetheine-phosphate adenylyltransferase, with translation MKRAIYPGSFDPFHEGHLNILLKASKLFDEVIIVITKNIAKNSNPDLKSRVDKIKLMTKDIKNVKIEINENQLTAEFAKNRDVQYVVRGIRDAQTLEYEIELNDGNKSLFKDLETVLFLSDNENRKISSSLLKEIEKYKNKEN, from the coding sequence ATGAAAAGAGCAATTTATCCAGGAAGCTTTGATCCATTTCATGAAGGACATTTAAATATATTGTTAAAAGCTTCAAAACTCTTTGATGAAGTAATTATTGTTATTACAAAAAATATTGCAAAAAATAGCAATCCAGATTTAAAGAGTAGAGTTGATAAAATAAAATTAATGACAAAAGATATTAAAAATGTAAAAATTGAAATCAATGAAAATCAGTTAACAGCAGAATTTGCAAAAAATAGAGATGTACAATATGTTGTTAGAGGAATTAGAGATGCTCAAACACTTGAATATGAAATTGAATTAAATGATGGAAATAAAAGTTTATTTAAAGATTTAGAAACAGTATTATTTTTATCTGATAATGAAAATAGAAAAATTTCCTCATCATTATTAAAAGAAATTGAAAAATATAAAAATAAGGAGAATTAA